A genomic segment from Ptychodera flava strain L36383 chromosome 8, AS_Pfla_20210202, whole genome shotgun sequence encodes:
- the LOC139139337 gene encoding protein shortage in chiasmata 1 ortholog-like, with protein MATAVYSSKYSTHSTTKCSHRKYWNQISVNWHDIMIIERNYDDLVHFYQSHSNLSRPPYFADVIIDERTCIILQELTDLSHEGSVQPLISQVIAFSVKYNLCWVILHVQTTHKLKYRYPFSGHVTCNISYLNASVAHFSNKTDGYEVKIVYSYSTSDTARIIREISEDSLARTTVWDKQDWITRTWLTQEISNHERFLLSFGCMNSFSAQVMLTACPLQRLMSCPLQELINICPWIPQKMIKQFHHTIHYKEDIPMTDISPHYQKPIELMFSQESCDVEMSMDYPESTVCRQTDIFEILEDSAADDQIYGNIPEHQTLTDEDVYCKFSEDTQRYISQWNDSTKKQALDFDDWNKVDKFKLYHQSESAVDFYHANLPESGDSVKFKGDQFSYHGHSKAGDVMTKACNNFEQRRDNRGVQLQCVPPTPRTHKPVYIAEPTPSLGYGAELLDRPQLYKPHVGIAQPFMHVPQACDVNIGMKMWNQVRSDDGTLRDKKMSPVSLIEKADQRVPNSNNSAVYSEVTDTVDEFSLFTSQDHRVLTASKRRRLMYEKVPGMKGQTRLSFF; from the exons atggcaacagctGTGTATTCGTCAAAATATTCGACACATAGCACTACAAAGTGTTCCCATAGAAAGTATTGGAATCAAATCAGTGTCAATTG GCATGATATCATGATTATTGAACGTAATTATGATGATCTAGTTCACTTCTATCAGTCACATTCTAATCTATCAAGACCACCGTATTTTGCTGATGTTATCATTGATGAAAGAACATGTATAATACTGCAAGAATTGACAGACTTGTCACATGAGGGCAGTGTTCAACCACTTATCAGTCAAGTCATTGCATTCTCGGTGAAGTACAATCTGTGTTGGGTGATTCTGCACGTCCAGActacacacaaattgaaataTAG GTATCCATTTTCAGGCCATGTAACTTGTAATATATCATACCTGAATGCATCAGTGGCTCATTTTTCCAACAAGACAGATGGCTATGAAGTCAAG ATTGTGTATTCATACAGTACATCAGATACTGCTAGAATCATCAGAGAAATCAGTGAAGATAGCCTAGCAAGGACTACTGTATGGGATAAACAAGATTGGATAACGAGGACTTGGTTAACTCAAGAAATCAGTAAT CATGAAAGGTTTCTCTTATCATTTGGATGTATGAACTCATTTAGTGCACAAGTGATGCTAACAGCATGTCCATTACAAAGACTCATGTCATGTCCATTGCAAGAACTCATCAATATCTGTCCATGGATTCCACAGAAAATGATCAAG CAATTTCATCATACAATCCACTACAAGGAAGATATACCAATGACTGATATAAGTCCACACTATCAGAAACCTATAGAGCTGATGTTTAGTCAAGAAAGTTGTGATGTTGAAATGTCAATGGATTATCCTGAGTCTACAGTATGCAGACAAACTGATATCTTTGAAATCCTTGAGGATTCTGCAGCTGATGATCAAATCTATGGCAATATTCCTGAGCATCAGACTTTGACAGATGAAGATGTGTATTGCAAATTCAGTGAAGACACACAGAGATATATCAGCCAGTGGAATGACTCAACTAAGAAACAGGCGTTAGATTTTGATGATTGGAATAAAGTTGACAAGTTTAAACTCTATCATCAAAGCGAATCTGCAGTTGATTTTTACCATGCAAATTTGCCTGAAAGTGGTGACTCAGTAAAGTTCAAAGGTGATCAGTTTAGTTACCATGGACACAGCAAAGCTGGTGATGTGATGACCAAGGCATGTAACAACTTTGAGCAGCGAAGGGATAACAGAGGTGTCCAGTTACAGTGTGTTCCACCAACTCCTAGAACACATAAACCTGTCTATATTGCAGAACCAACACCAAGTCTAGGATATGGTGCGGAACTACTGGACAGACCACAGCTGTACAAACCACATGTAGGAATAGCTCAACCATTTATGCATGTACCACAAG CATGTGATGTCAACATTGGAATGAAGATGTGGAATCAAGTTAGATCAGATGATGGCACATTGAGGGACAAGAAAATGAGTCCTGTATCACTGATTGAGAAAGCTGATCAAAGAGTACCAAACAGTAACAATTCAGCCGTCTATTCTGAGGTGACTG ACACAGTGGATGAATTTTCACTGTTCACATCACAAGATCACAGAGTTCTGACTGCAAGCAAAAGACGAAGATTGATGTATGAGAAAGTACCAGGAATGAAAGGACAGACAAGACTTTCTTTCTTCTGA